The genomic window GTTATCAGGCTTAAAAGTTCATCTTCATTTTGGTCCAGCCGCACAGCAAGTTTCTTGAGCAACAATTTAATAATTTCTATATTCGGCATTTCATTCCGTGAGCCTATGTTAAAAACTTCGCCATATCTGGCGCTGTAAAGCACTGCATCTACTGCCCTGCAATGGTCTGAAACATAAATCCAGTCCCTGACATTCATGCCGTCCCCGTAAACAGGTATAGGCTTTCTGTTAAGCGCGTTAATAATCACAAGCGGAATAAGTTTCTCAGGAAATTGATATGGCCCGTAATTATTTGAACACCTTGTTATCATCGCCCTGATTTTAAAGGTTTCAACATACGCCCTCACAAGCATGTCGGAAGAAGCCTTGCTTGCGGCATAAGGGCTGTTGGGCTGAAGGGGCGAGTCTTCATTGAAAAATCCTTTTTCCGTAGAACCGTAAACCTCGTCAGTCGAGACGTGCAGGAAGATGCAGTCCCTCTGCCTCGCTATCTCAAGAAGATTATGGGTCCCCATGATATTTGTCTGCAGGAAGGGAGAGGCATCAAGTATGCTTCTGTCGACATGGCTCTCTGCGGCAAAATTTACGACAGCATCAAATGTCAGGCTTTCAATAATCTTTCTGTCACAGATGTCCCCTTTGACAAAAAAATAGTTGGGAGAGGATTCCACGTCAGTCAGGTTTTCAAGATTGCCGGCATAGGTCAGGTTGTCAATATTGATTACCTGATAGTCTGGATGGGCAGACAAAACATGTCTGATATAATTTGATCCTATAAATCCCGCGCCGCCTGTGACGAGCAGTTTCATTCGTTCATCCTGAACGGGGATAAAGGATCTTCTTCATATCTTACTTCATCCACCGGTTCTTTCTTCCCCCATCCTTTATAAAGTCTGTCAGGAAGATTTATTACAATGCCTTCACCGTCTCCGGTGTTCCTATAAGCGTGTACTATTCCAGGCGGGACAATTACAACTGTGGGAACATCTGTATCTATCGTCTTGCTTTCCCGATAAGTGGCGGATGTTTTTCTGTTGTCCCACAAATATACCCTGAACCTGCCGATGAAGCAAAAGACATCTGTCTGTTCTTTATGCTCATGGGGCCCTCTGACAAGTCCGGGATTTGTCATCGATAAATATGACATCACCGGCTTGATCTCGGACTCATCTTCCCTGATTATCTCACCAAGCCAGCCGCGGTTATCTTTAAAAAGTGACAGTTCCTTAATTAGAAGACCTTCCACCTTATACCTCAACTACCGAATCATCGCCCAACATCAGTCTCAACGCTTTATAAGTTGCCCTGTTCTCAACGATTTTCACCCTGCGGCCGATAAGGCTTTCTTCCAGTCTTTCTATATTTCTCAGCTCGCTTTCATTCATTATTACTGAATGTTCGACCGAAGACTTAATAATACGCACATTGTTCCCTATGCTTGTATGAGGGCCGATGAAAGAGCTTTCAATCACGGTATCTTCGCCTATCACAACAGGACCTCTTATCGTGCTGTCTTTAATTATTGAACCCTTGCCGATTGCAACCCTGCCGAGGAGCCTGCTTGTGTTATCTACGGTGCCGTTAATTTTACCCTTCAGCCATTCATCCAGGACGGTCGCGTTTGCCGTAAGCATGTCGTCTTTCTTCCCGGTATCCAGCCACCACATATCAAGCACGAAACTCTCGACATTGCAACCCATATTAATCAACTCCTGAATGGCGTCCGTTATTTCAAGCTCTCCCCTTTTTGAAGGTTTAATTATTTCAATAGCATCGTGTATCCTCGGAGAGAAAATATATATGCCCACAAGTGCGAAATTTGACGGAGGTGTTTCCGGCTTTTCTATTAAGCGCAGGACCTTCCCTTCTTTTGAAATATCTGCAACACCAAACTGGCTGGGGTTGTCCACTTCTTTAAGCAGAATAAGCGCTTCAGGCTTATTCTTATTAAATTCATTAACGAACTTATCTATCCCGCTGCCTATAAGGTTGTCACCAAGATACATTACAAAAGATGACCCGGCAAGAAAAGCTCTCGCCGTTTTAATAGCGTGAGCGAGTCCGCCAGGCACATCCTGAGTTATATATTGTATGCTTACATCCCAGCGGCTTCCGTCACCTACCGTGTCTTTTATCTCTTGTCCTGTCTCAGGTGAAATAATAATCCCGATGTCTTTTATCCCTACCAGGGCTATGTTTTCTATGCAGTAAAAAAGGATTGGTTTATTAGCTACAGGCACAAGCTGTTTAGCGCCTGAATAAGTCAGCGGTCTTAATCTTGTGCCCCTCCCTCCACTCAGAATAATTGCTTTCATGGGTTTATATATTAACTAAAATGTGCTATAACTTCAAATTAGATGCTAACAATTTTATCGAGTGCTAACATTCAATGACTGTACGAAATAACCGTTTTAAAATGTAAAGCTGTCCGACACAATTTATTTAAATACTATCGCAATGTAAGGAAATCCGACTTTTAATAAACAATTTTAGAATTCGTTTTTTGATTTTTCAAGAAGTTACAAAGTGGAAAGAAACTTGCAACCAGTATACTTAGATTGGACTATTCATTCTTTAATAACTTATAACTATCAATAAAGATGAATACATGGCGGAAAAAAATAATCACGAATCAAGGCTTGCGATCATAAATGAAATTATCGGCGTAGTGACCTCAACCGAAAATGTAGATTCCATCACAAATCTCATACTTGACCTTGCCCTCAGCTATACGAAAGCCCTTAATGGTTCTATTTTATTGTCAAACGGAAACGGCACGTTAGTCGTTAAGGCCTCTAAGGGCATAAACCATGAGGTCATCCCTACTATAAAAATAAAATTGGGTGAAGATATCTGTGGCAGGGTTGCAAAAGAAAAACTTCCCGTATTGGTGAAAGACTTAAAAACCGATGAGAGGTTCAGAAAAAAAAGCGACGGCAAATATAAAACAGGGTCATTCATTTCATGCCCTATTATAATTCATGACAAGCCGTTTGGTGTTATTAATATAACCGATAAAACAGACGGCACCCCTTTTACGGAAGATGAATTTTATTTAATCAATATCCTTGCTTCTCAAACAGCCGTCTCGCTGCAATATGCCGGCCTGATGAATGAACTGCGGTTAAAGACCTCAGAGGTGGATGAAAGAAACAAGGTGCTTATTGATTCCGACAGGTTAAAGAGCGAATTTGTTGCGACAATGTCTCACGAATTCAGGACCCCGCTGAATTCGATCACAGGTGCTGTATATTACCTCAAAGAAAAAAGGGCACAGGAAGCAGAGCGAAACGAATTCATCAATATAATATCCGACGAGACAAACAGGCTGATAAACCTCCTTACCGGGCTTCTCAACTTTTCCGTACTCGAAAAAGAAAGGCCCTTCCTTAACCAAAAGGTTTTGAGTTTCAAAGTTATTATTGAAGAGGTGATTACATCAAAGATCGTTAAAGACATCCTGGCGCAAAATAACATCTCAATCAAAGCATCGTGTCCTGATTCCCTCCCCGATATCATCGGAGATAAGATACGCCTGATCCAGTCACTTATACATCTTATTGACGGCATTACAAGGTATACGGCAGCGGGAGACACAATTGATCTGAAGGTAACAGGCAAAGACTCTACTGTAGATGTAGAATTATTTATTAAGGGGAGGAAAATCCCTGATACTGAGCTGCCGTTTCTTTTTGATGAACGTTCCATCTGGACAGAGGTTTATGAAATTAAAAATAAACTTAAGTTTTATCTTTCCCAAAAAACCATAGGGCTTCATAAGGGCGCCCTGTCAGTAATTAATGCACCTGCTGGAATTACCGTACACATCACTTTTCCAAGAAGCGTGCAGGAATACAGCTCCGCTGAGATTAACGAACTGGCGAAGCTGTTCCTGTCGTTTACTGCTGAAACAATGAACCTTAACAAATGTTCTCTTATGCTTTACGACGAAATGACCGGAGAGCTGATGATCAGGAGCACTATCGGCTTTGACGAGGACATTATAAGGGAAACCAGGACCAGGCCGGAAGATAATATCGCAGGGCGGGTTGCCGCTGAAAATAAACCTTTACTGATTGAAGACATTGAAACTCTTCCAAAGCCCGGGGGGGGAAGCGCGGCGCAATATAATACAAAATCTCTCCTCTGTCTTCCTGTCACAATTGACGGCAAGGTAATCGGAGTTTTAAATCTCAATAATAAAGTAAGCGGCAAACCCTTTAACAAAAAAGACCTTTACTTCGCATCCACTTTAACAGACCGTTTTGCGCAAATTATTAAAAAATTAAAGAGCGGCAAAATCAGTGATGCGGGGTTTAAACGAATAACCGGAAGTATGGA from Nitrospirota bacterium includes these protein-coding regions:
- a CDS encoding GAF domain-containing protein, which translates into the protein MAEKNNHESRLAIINEIIGVVTSTENVDSITNLILDLALSYTKALNGSILLSNGNGTLVVKASKGINHEVIPTIKIKLGEDICGRVAKEKLPVLVKDLKTDERFRKKSDGKYKTGSFISCPIIIHDKPFGVINITDKTDGTPFTEDEFYLINILASQTAVSLQYAGLMNELRLKTSEVDERNKVLIDSDRLKSEFVATMSHEFRTPLNSITGAVYYLKEKRAQEAERNEFINIISDETNRLINLLTGLLNFSVLEKERPFLNQKVLSFKVIIEEVITSKIVKDILAQNNISIKASCPDSLPDIIGDKIRLIQSLIHLIDGITRYTAAGDTIDLKVTGKDSTVDVELFIKGRKIPDTELPFLFDERSIWTEVYEIKNKLKFYLSQKTIGLHKGALSVINAPAGITVHITFPRSVQEYSSAEINELAKLFLSFTAETMNLNKCSLMLYDEMTGELMIRSTIGFDEDIIRETRTRPEDNIAGRVAAENKPLLIEDIETLPKPGGGSAAQYNTKSLLCLPVTIDGKVIGVLNLNNKVSGKPFNKKDLYFASTLTDRFAQIIKKLKSGKISDAGFKRITGSMENLHNAAKQYGKKTGETADLILKLMQNMKCSEDEIRLAIYVSSLYDLGLTQLDETILRKPGGLSHFEQRLIKTHPFPVVGLLEPIETDKTVKEGILHHHERYDGSGYPDGLKGDVIPFMARVLAVVDSYTAMTSDRPYRKAFNKKDALEQIKSGAGTQFDPQVVYSFTRIVHTT
- a CDS encoding glucose-1-phosphate thymidylyltransferase; this translates as MKAIILSGGRGTRLRPLTYSGAKQLVPVANKPILFYCIENIALVGIKDIGIIISPETGQEIKDTVGDGSRWDVSIQYITQDVPGGLAHAIKTARAFLAGSSFVMYLGDNLIGSGIDKFVNEFNKNKPEALILLKEVDNPSQFGVADISKEGKVLRLIEKPETPPSNFALVGIYIFSPRIHDAIEIIKPSKRGELEITDAIQELINMGCNVESFVLDMWWLDTGKKDDMLTANATVLDEWLKGKINGTVDNTSRLLGRVAIGKGSIIKDSTIRGPVVIGEDTVIESSFIGPHTSIGNNVRIIKSSVEHSVIMNESELRNIERLEESLIGRRVKIVENRATYKALRLMLGDDSVVEV
- a CDS encoding dTDP-4-dehydrorhamnose 3,5-epimerase family protein, which gives rise to MRYKVEGLLIKELSLFKDNRGWLGEIIREDESEIKPVMSYLSMTNPGLVRGPHEHKEQTDVFCFIGRFRVYLWDNRKTSATYRESKTIDTDVPTVVIVPPGIVHAYRNTGDGEGIVINLPDRLYKGWGKKEPVDEVRYEEDPLSPFRMNE
- the rfbB gene encoding dTDP-glucose 4,6-dehydratase, with protein sequence MKLLVTGGAGFIGSNYIRHVLSAHPDYQVINIDNLTYAGNLENLTDVESSPNYFFVKGDICDRKIIESLTFDAVVNFAAESHVDRSILDASPFLQTNIMGTHNLLEIARQRDCIFLHVSTDEVYGSTEKGFFNEDSPLQPNSPYAASKASSDMLVRAYVETFKIRAMITRCSNNYGPYQFPEKLIPLVIINALNRKPIPVYGDGMNVRDWIYVSDHCRAVDAVLYSARYGEVFNIGSRNEMPNIEIIKLLLKKLAVRLDQNEDELLSLITFVKDRQGHDRRYAIDPSKIERQLGWKPQMNFEDGISKTIEWYISNKQWWQRINSKEYMQYYDAQYGERMKK